One segment of Carya illinoinensis cultivar Pawnee chromosome 13, C.illinoinensisPawnee_v1, whole genome shotgun sequence DNA contains the following:
- the LOC122292649 gene encoding scarecrow-like protein 14 encodes MSSTGGHHSEESDSPVAVLNYISQILMEEGLESATCMFPDAALQAAEKPFYDVLGEKYPSLINQIPSHQNRVSTVNKCNCFCNYYGCKSIVRANKAIESSLICDLSQQKSSCVLVPPAEFTFQSNFQSNSRSCLQSISVPSNFGNYDINGSAPPLCTPLAPGSIRGSQLFLQPKDVIKETWGFLPHGRKHDTSLSFENNRLFPLELMEKNPELVVDAAERGKRDHSPGGMEWKEMITSTIMNSSVEPRRRNKHLALNNKAPERSETFEKLLLFSSTEEDEFETCTLEALMQNGRGTMLHRGGKQKEATYGRTTGRKERANKSDLVDLRSLLMHCAEAVGGNDLKGANELLLQIRQHSSPCGDGSQRLAHCFANALEARLVGSGSEVYAALAAKKISSLYNIFKACRLLLSACPFMRMSTFFATQTIMDLSKKATKLHIIHYGILHGFQWPDLIQNLSERPGGPPVLRITGIDIPQPGSRPAARIEETGRRLASYCERFKVPFEYNAIAQKWETIQLEDLKINRDEVIVVNCLYQFRYLQDETVVLSSHRDTVLKFIKMIKPDVFIHGIVNGSYNAPFFTSRFREALHYFSALFDMLDANLRREDEDRIVFEQEIFGKEVLNVIACEGEKRVERPETYKQWQVRNLRAGLRQLPLNQEIMKKVETQVKLCYHKNFLVDEDRHWMLQGWKGRILCALSCWKTA; translated from the coding sequence ATGAGCTCAACTGGAGGGCATCATTCAGAAGAAAGCGACTCTCCCGTTGCTGTTTTGAACTACATAAGTCAGATTCTTATGGAAGAAGGCCTGGAGAGTGCGACCTGCATGTTCCCTGATGCTGCTCTTCAAGCTGCTGAAAAACCCTTTTATGATGTACTCGGTGAGAAATATCCATCCTTAATCAATCAAATCCCTTCCCATCAAAATAGAGTGAGCACAGTGAACAAGTGTAATTGCTTTTGCAATTATTATGGTTGCAAGAGCATTGTCCGTGCTAACAAAGCTATTGAATCCAGCTTGATTTGTGATCTTTCTCAGCAGAAGTCCTCTTGTGTTCTAGTTCCTCCGGCTGAATTCACCTTCCAGTCCAACTTCCAATCCAATTCCCGGTCCTGTTTGCAGTCAATCAGCGTTCCAAGCAACTTTGGAAATTACGATATTAATGGCTCGGCCCCTCCTCTATGTACACCCCTAGCTCCAGGTTCGATTAGGGGGAGCCAATTGTTTCTCCAACCTAAAGATGTGATAAAGGAAACTTGGGGATTTCTACCACATGGCCGTAAGCATGATACGAGTTTAAGTTTCGAGAACAACAGATTATTCCCTCTAGAGCTCATGGAAAAGAATCCAGAACTAGTGGTGGATGCAGCGGAGAGAGGTAAGAGGGATCACTCACCAGGTGGAATGGAATGGAAAGAAATGATCACCAGTACTATTATGAACTCGAGTGTCGAGCCAAGAAGGAGAAATAAGCATTTGGCACTAAATAATAAGGCACCTGAGCGATCAGAGACGTTTGAAAAACTACTGCTATTTAGCAGTACTGAAGAAGATGAGTTTGAAACCTGTACTCTTGAAGCCTTAATGCAAAATGGACGAGGAACGATGTTACATCGGGGTGGAAAACAGAAGGAAGCCACATATGGCAGAACTACCGGCAGGAAAGAACGGGCGAATAAAAGTGATTTGGTTGACCTGAGGAGTCTCCTCATGCACTGTGCAGAAGCAGTGGGAGGCAACGATCTCAAGGGAGCAAATGAACTACTATTGCAGATTAGACAGCACTCTTCTCCTTGCGGTGACGGGTCCCAGAGGCTGGCCCATTGCTTTGCTAACGCTCTTGAGGCACGCTTGGTTGGCAGTGGAAGCGAGGTATATGCAGCACTCGCTGCTAAAAAGATATCttctctttataatattttcaaagcttGCAGGTTATTGCTTTCAGCTTGCCCCTTCATGAGGATGTCCACTTTCTTTGCAACCCAAACGATCATGGACCTATCAAAGAAAGCAACTAAGCTGCACATCATTCATTACGGTATTCTGCATGGTTTTCAATGGCCCGACCTTATCCAGAATCTCTCCGAAAGACCTGGTGGGCCTCCCGTGCTGCGCATTACTGGTATAGACATTCCCCAACCTGGTTCCAGGCCAGCAGCGAGGATTGAGGAAACAGGGCGTCGCTTAGCAAGTTATTGTGAGAGGTTTAAAGTCCCTTTCGAATACAATGCCATAGCACAGAAATGGGAAACTATCCAGTTGGAAGATCTCAAGATTAACAGAGATGAGGTGATAGTCGTCAACTGTTTATACCAGTTTAGGTACTTGCAGGATGAGACAGTAGTGTTGAGCAGTCATCGTGACACTGTTTTGAAGTTTATTAAGATGATAAAACCAGATGTTTTTATACACGGAATCGTTAATGGATCCTATAATGCTCCATTTTTCACGTCACGGTTCCGGGAGGCACTGCACTATTTTTCTGCATTATTCGATATGCTTGATGCCAATTTACGCCGAGAAGATGAGGACAGGATAGTGTTTGAGCAAGAGATCTTTGGGAAAGAGGTTTTGAACGTCATAGCTTGTGAAGGAGAAAAGAGGGTTGAAAGGCCGGAGACATATAAGCAGTGGCAGGTTCGGAATCTGAGAGCTGGGTTGAGGCAACTTCCATTGAACCAGGAGATCATGAAGAAAGTGGAGACGCAAGTGAAGCTGTGTTACCACAAGAATTTCTTAGTGGATGAAGATAGACATTGGATGCTACAGGGATGGAAAGGTCGAATCCTTTGTGCTCTCTCCTGTTGGAAAACTGCCTAA